A region of Candidatus Binatus sp. DNA encodes the following proteins:
- the thiE gene encoding thiamine phosphate synthase, producing MMRLPSHFYAIVDPAGGHEPVRLAEIFLDAGARIMQLRLKDAPGRDFLAAARAIAGLCRSRGAILIVNDRVDIAILAGAHGVHLGQEDLPLEAARRIAGPGRIIGISTHTVEQARAAENGGADYIGFGPMYSGGLKHIAAGMGLDRLRAMRAAVRIPIVAIGGITEARVAETLAAGADAVAIITDVVNAPDIASKVRSLLALARN from the coding sequence ATGATGCGGCTGCCCTCGCATTTTTACGCGATCGTCGATCCGGCCGGCGGACACGAGCCGGTCCGGCTCGCCGAGATTTTCCTCGACGCCGGTGCGCGAATCATGCAGCTGCGGCTGAAGGATGCGCCGGGGCGCGACTTTCTGGCGGCAGCGCGCGCGATTGCCGGGCTGTGCCGCAGCCGCGGCGCGATTCTAATCGTCAACGACCGGGTCGATATCGCGATTCTCGCCGGCGCGCACGGAGTGCATCTTGGCCAGGAGGATCTTCCGCTCGAGGCGGCGCGGCGGATCGCCGGTCCTGGCAGGATAATTGGAATTTCGACTCACACCGTCGAGCAGGCGCGCGCGGCTGAAAATGGCGGCGCGGACTACATCGGATTTGGGCCGATGTATTCCGGCGGACTGAAGCACATCGCCGCGGGGATGGGCCTCGACCGTCTTCGCGCGATGCGCGCCGCCGTAAGGATTCCGATCGTCGCGATCGGCGGGATCACCGAAGCGCGAGTCGCGGAAACTCTCGCGGCCGGCGCAGACGCCGTGGCGATCATCACCGACGTGGTCAATGCGCCCGACATCGCCTCCAAAGTCCGCTCGCTCCTCGCGCTGGCGCGCAACTGA
- a CDS encoding lytic transglycosylase domain-containing protein, with amino-acid sequence MLRTKSIYRVFVALLAALAVAGWASTRALADELYAPEAPSGVYAPPPSLVGQHTGFDLETPAEAGAQPIASPYVIALPQAVAPFPILLNRSVRRYVSDFLNYPDQLQDTFDRSHPYLPDMVRVLRSYGLPDDLVYLAFAESEFSKRGRGPWQFNSDTAKRFGLHIDSYVDERRDPVMSTKAAAEYLATLHDEAGDDWPVTLIAWNNGDKAIDRYWSLRGPNIEKFGNRLPRRTRGLLGRFMAVAYIAHHANSYGITPIKLDDPPAYQMLPVRGGTPLSRVALDHGTTLQRLHDLNPALLRDVVPPYHRSYSVRVPVETHASAQHVEF; translated from the coding sequence ATGCTTAGGACGAAGTCTATCTATCGAGTGTTTGTTGCCCTGCTGGCGGCCTTGGCTGTCGCCGGATGGGCGTCCACTCGTGCGCTCGCTGACGAACTTTACGCGCCCGAGGCTCCGTCCGGGGTGTATGCCCCGCCTCCAAGCCTGGTCGGACAACACACAGGCTTTGATCTCGAGACTCCTGCGGAAGCCGGCGCCCAGCCGATCGCGTCGCCATACGTGATTGCGCTGCCTCAGGCGGTTGCGCCGTTCCCGATTCTGCTTAATCGGTCCGTTCGCCGCTATGTGTCGGATTTTCTGAATTACCCTGACCAACTCCAAGATACCTTCGACCGCAGTCACCCGTACCTGCCCGATATGGTCCGGGTACTGAGAAGCTATGGCCTTCCCGACGACTTGGTGTACCTGGCGTTCGCCGAAAGCGAATTTTCCAAGCGCGGCAGGGGTCCGTGGCAGTTCAATAGCGACACCGCCAAGCGCTTCGGCCTCCATATCGACAGCTACGTCGATGAGCGCCGCGACCCCGTAATGTCCACCAAGGCAGCGGCCGAGTATCTGGCCACCTTGCACGACGAGGCCGGCGACGATTGGCCGGTGACGCTGATCGCGTGGAACAACGGCGATAAGGCGATCGATCGTTATTGGTCGTTGCGCGGCCCCAATATCGAAAAGTTCGGCAATCGGCTGCCGCGGCGAACCCGTGGGCTGCTGGGGCGTTTCATGGCCGTCGCGTATATCGCGCATCATGCCAATAGCTACGGCATCACGCCCATCAAGCTCGACGATCCACCGGCGTATCAGATGCTGCCGGTTCGCGGCGGCACTCCTCTGAGCCGGGTCGCGCTCGATCACGGGACGACGCTGCAGCGCCTGCATGATCTCAACCCGGCGTTGCTGCGCGACGTCGTTCCTCCCTACCACCGGTCGTACAGCGTCCGCGTTCCCGTGGAAACCCACGCCAGCGCGCAGCACGTCGAATTCTAG
- a CDS encoding sigma-54 dependent transcriptional regulator: MGASASNQNLAERVTDPGAGAAVLIADDDPAIRLVLRHRLEADGHRVEEAVDSSAALAALRTNRFDVALLDIIMPGAGGLDVLSAAHADAVRTLIIVITAASTMNNAVEAMKRGAHDYLTKPFANLDLVAAAVKRAAEVGAQAADLNRLKDEVNRQLVGGEIIGRGPAMQEVYKLIGRVVTNDATVLLSGESGTGKELVARAIHFKSARWRSPFVAVNCSAIPHGLLESELFGHERGSFTGASERRAGKFEMADSGTIFLDEIGDLPVELQPKLLRVLQEREFNRVGSAETLKLRARVIAATNQNLETLVAARKFREDLYFRLRVIPIQMPALRERREDIAELTDYFVSKAAQEMGARATTISPEARAKLESADWPGNVRELENAVMRAALLAPGTTIGADDVELTRRGRAGGAATAADAGATLGDVISGRIAGWFDSPGGEEPRDLYHRLVAEIERPLVELALKRAGGNQVRAARMLGLNRNTLRKKITDHKIVLTKFPPA, encoded by the coding sequence ATGGGCGCAAGCGCATCGAACCAGAACCTCGCCGAACGTGTGACGGATCCCGGCGCCGGCGCCGCGGTTCTGATCGCCGACGACGATCCCGCAATTCGCCTCGTTTTGCGCCATCGCCTCGAAGCCGACGGCCATCGCGTCGAAGAGGCGGTGGACAGCTCGGCCGCGCTTGCGGCCCTGCGCACCAATCGATTCGACGTCGCATTGCTCGACATCATCATGCCGGGCGCGGGCGGACTCGACGTATTGTCTGCCGCGCACGCCGACGCCGTCCGCACGCTGATCATCGTGATCACCGCGGCCAGCACGATGAACAACGCCGTCGAAGCGATGAAGCGCGGCGCTCACGACTACCTGACCAAGCCGTTCGCCAATCTCGATCTGGTCGCGGCGGCGGTCAAGCGCGCGGCGGAAGTCGGCGCGCAGGCCGCGGATCTCAACCGCCTGAAAGACGAGGTGAATCGCCAGCTCGTCGGTGGCGAGATAATCGGCCGCGGCCCTGCGATGCAGGAGGTTTACAAGCTGATCGGGCGCGTCGTCACCAATGACGCCACCGTTTTGCTCAGCGGCGAGAGCGGCACCGGCAAGGAGCTGGTCGCGCGCGCGATCCACTTCAAATCGGCGCGATGGCGCTCGCCGTTCGTCGCCGTCAACTGCTCCGCCATCCCGCACGGTCTGCTCGAGAGTGAACTGTTCGGGCACGAACGCGGCTCCTTCACCGGCGCCTCCGAGCGGCGCGCCGGCAAATTCGAGATGGCCGACAGCGGCACGATCTTCCTCGACGAAATCGGCGACCTGCCGGTGGAATTGCAGCCCAAGCTGCTGCGCGTGCTGCAGGAGCGCGAGTTCAACCGGGTCGGCAGCGCCGAGACGCTCAAGCTCAGGGCGCGCGTAATCGCCGCGACCAACCAGAACCTCGAGACCCTGGTGGCCGCGCGCAAATTCCGCGAGGACCTGTACTTTCGGCTCCGCGTGATTCCGATTCAGATGCCGGCGCTGCGCGAGCGGCGCGAGGACATCGCGGAGCTGACCGATTATTTCGTCTCCAAGGCCGCCCAGGAGATGGGCGCGCGCGCCACCACCATCAGCCCCGAAGCGCGCGCCAAACTGGAGTCCGCCGATTGGCCGGGTAACGTGCGCGAACTCGAAAATGCCGTGATGCGCGCCGCGCTGCTCGCGCCGGGCACTACCATTGGCGCCGACGATGTCGAGCTCACGCGCCGTGGCCGCGCGGGCGGCGCAGCCACCGCGGCCGACGCCGGCGCCACGCTCGGCGATGTCATCTCGGGGCGCATCGCGGGATGGTTCGATTCGCCCGGCGGCGAGGAACCGCGCGACCTCTACCATCGGCTGGTGGCGGAAATCGAGCGTCCGCTGGTCGAACTCGCGCTCAAGCGCGCCGGCGGCAACCAGGTGCGCGCGGCGCGGATGCTGGGGCTCAATCGCAACACGCTGCGCAAGAAGATCACCGACCACAAGATCGTACTGACCAAATTTCCGCCCGCATGA
- a CDS encoding QueT transporter family protein — MSDLRLMWRNTRMVVLCAISAALYAAVLVPFKVVPLIPGVTELRPANAIPIVCSFLFGPAAAWGSAIGNMIGDFFGGVSPGDIFGFFANLAYGWIPYKVWELIGRGQSPISRSPLGILKYAIACLAASVLCADLVGWADNVLVIRPFAMLGNVIIFNNMVSALVLSPFILAAVYPRVKKGRMLYADVMPEVKLKPVGIRACGFALLIAGEGGAWIFGNLLSTGYWEPKFLPAWMIVAPYDKPVAIIAGPFLLLAFAGLLMM, encoded by the coding sequence ATGAGCGATCTTCGCCTGATGTGGCGCAACACGCGGATGGTCGTGCTATGCGCGATCTCGGCGGCGCTCTATGCGGCAGTGCTGGTGCCGTTCAAGGTCGTCCCGCTGATTCCCGGCGTGACCGAGCTGCGCCCCGCCAACGCGATTCCGATTGTCTGCTCGTTCCTGTTCGGTCCCGCGGCCGCCTGGGGTTCGGCGATCGGAAATATGATTGGCGATTTTTTCGGCGGAGTCTCGCCGGGCGACATTTTCGGCTTCTTCGCGAACCTGGCCTACGGTTGGATTCCGTACAAAGTCTGGGAATTGATCGGCCGCGGCCAAAGTCCCATCAGCCGCTCGCCGCTTGGAATTCTCAAGTATGCGATCGCATGCCTGGCCGCGAGCGTGCTGTGCGCCGACCTGGTCGGATGGGCTGACAACGTGCTCGTCATCAGGCCGTTCGCGATGCTCGGCAACGTGATCATCTTCAACAACATGGTGTCGGCGCTGGTGCTCTCGCCGTTCATCCTCGCGGCCGTTTATCCGCGGGTGAAAAAGGGCCGGATGCTTTACGCCGACGTGATGCCTGAGGTGAAGCTGAAGCCGGTGGGAATTCGAGCCTGCGGTTTCGCGCTGCTGATAGCGGGCGAGGGCGGCGCCTGGATTTTTGGAAATTTGCTTTCGACCGGGTATTGGGAGCCAAAGTTTCTGCCCGCATGGATGATTGTGGCCCCGTACGATAAGCCGGTCGCAATAATCGCCGGCCCGTTTCTGCTGTTGGCGTTCGCGGGCCTGTTGATGATGTGA
- a CDS encoding SH3 domain-containing protein produces MVHRDFRSARITVTAVAAVAMLAWSAPAFTAPVGEEDVPATSIVPAGGESAPAPVNSPSSAPAAAGMPYLPAPAAKPPVHRAPIKSKNTVREPEIEPAQARLKLLQSVPVYSAPAKSSKHIAQVSQDNFVIVTGSTHYYLQVKLKNGQTGYIDPSAVELVTPTDKDFVLTHDAGVLEKPNRWAKKLAEVHRGRNVHIVGLSLNYMKIRMKSGLEGFIPITALE; encoded by the coding sequence ATGGTTCATCGTGATTTTCGTTCAGCGCGGATAACGGTTACCGCGGTTGCGGCGGTGGCGATGCTCGCATGGTCGGCGCCGGCCTTCACGGCGCCAGTCGGCGAGGAAGACGTTCCGGCGACCTCGATTGTCCCGGCCGGCGGCGAGAGCGCGCCCGCGCCGGTCAATTCTCCATCGTCGGCGCCGGCCGCAGCCGGTATGCCCTACCTTCCCGCGCCGGCGGCAAAGCCCCCTGTGCACCGCGCGCCGATTAAAAGTAAAAACACCGTCCGCGAACCGGAGATCGAACCGGCGCAGGCTCGGCTGAAGTTGCTTCAGAGCGTGCCGGTCTATTCCGCGCCCGCGAAAAGCAGCAAGCATATCGCACAAGTGTCGCAGGACAATTTCGTGATCGTGACGGGCTCCACTCACTATTATCTGCAGGTGAAGCTCAAGAACGGGCAGACCGGATACATCGATCCGTCGGCGGTGGAACTGGTGACGCCGACCGACAAGGACTTCGTGCTCACCCACGACGCCGGTGTGCTCGAAAAGCCGAATCGATGGGCGAAAAAACTCGCCGAGGTTCACCGGGGCCGCAATGTTCACATCGTCGGCCTCTCGCTGAACTACATGAAAATCCGGATGAAGAGCGGGCTCGAAGGCTTCATCCCGATCACCGCGCTCGAATAG
- the glp gene encoding gephyrin-like molybdotransferase Glp produces the protein MISADEALQIVLENVAALGVERIPMVAALGRVLAQDISSPRDIPGFDNSAMDGYAVRAADLAKASEKSPVKLTVVETVGAGKMPTRRVSAGEAVRTMTGAPIAEGADAVVAVERTRGSGSVVEFLVAAEKGDSIRPRGEDLRLGDLVMSAGKTLKPADLGMLASVNRAMVEVIRRPRVAIVCTGDELVDVDQSPAGPQVVNSSAYALAGAIGEAGAEAVILKVARDDAREIRERLAEAMTFDVVLSTGGVSVGQFDHVTGALDELGVRQLFHGVAQKPGRPLKFGVVGYRPIFGLPGNPVSTLVCFYLYARPAILKMSGMRRVGLPRVRARCAVDIKIGRDVTEFVRVKLERGADGWLATPTGSQGSGILSSLSRADGLLVGPSTETLLKAGAQATVLLLGPDGDAVAADELFEGRRHSH, from the coding sequence ATGATTAGCGCCGACGAAGCCCTGCAAATCGTACTCGAAAACGTAGCTGCGCTCGGGGTCGAGCGGATTCCAATGGTCGCGGCGCTTGGCCGCGTGCTCGCCCAGGATATCAGCTCGCCGCGCGATATCCCCGGCTTCGACAACTCCGCGATGGACGGTTACGCAGTGCGCGCCGCCGATCTTGCCAAGGCGTCGGAGAAAAGCCCGGTCAAGCTGACCGTGGTCGAGACCGTGGGCGCCGGCAAGATGCCGACCCGGCGCGTGAGCGCGGGTGAGGCGGTTCGCACGATGACCGGCGCGCCGATCGCCGAGGGCGCAGACGCGGTCGTTGCGGTCGAACGGACGCGCGGCAGCGGGAGTGTGGTCGAGTTTCTCGTCGCCGCCGAGAAAGGCGATTCCATCAGGCCGCGCGGCGAGGATTTGCGCCTGGGCGATCTCGTGATGTCGGCGGGCAAGACGCTTAAGCCGGCGGACCTTGGGATGCTGGCGTCGGTGAATCGCGCGATGGTCGAAGTCATTCGCCGCCCGCGGGTTGCGATTGTCTGCACCGGCGACGAACTGGTGGACGTCGATCAATCGCCGGCCGGTCCGCAGGTCGTCAATTCCAGCGCCTACGCGCTGGCCGGCGCGATTGGCGAAGCCGGCGCCGAGGCCGTCATCCTCAAAGTGGCGCGCGACGACGCGCGCGAGATTCGCGAGCGGCTGGCCGAGGCGATGACCTTCGACGTGGTGCTATCGACCGGCGGCGTCTCGGTGGGCCAGTTCGATCACGTCACCGGCGCGCTCGACGAACTGGGGGTGCGCCAGCTTTTTCACGGCGTCGCGCAAAAGCCGGGGCGTCCGCTCAAGTTCGGCGTCGTCGGCTACCGCCCGATATTCGGCCTGCCGGGCAATCCCGTATCCACTCTCGTATGCTTCTACCTGTACGCGCGCCCCGCGATCCTCAAGATGAGCGGGATGCGGCGCGTCGGTCTGCCGCGGGTCCGTGCGCGATGCGCCGTCGATATCAAGATCGGCAGGGACGTCACCGAGTTTGTGCGAGTTAAACTAGAGCGCGGCGCGGACGGCTGGCTGGCGACGCCGACCGGCAGCCAGGGATCGGGGATTTTAAGCTCGCTCTCGCGCGCCGACGGTTTGCTGGTCGGTCCGTCAACCGAAACTCTGCTGAAGGCTGGCGCTCAGGCGACCGTGCTGCTCTTGGGGCCTGACGGCGACGCGGTTGCGGCCGATGAACTGTTCGAGGGCCGGCGCCATAGCCACTGA
- a CDS encoding TatD family hydrolase, producing MIDSHVHLDADQYPDRCGAIKRARDAGVSAMVVPGVGPASNRAVIELAKKYPRVIFPALGFHPEQAEHSEHDALEALETIARERDSICAVGEVGLPWYGDRAGDAGVRDAAKRTLARFAKLAAAMDLALILHAPHRSAAEALAIIGEAGVTRAVFHWHKSDEQTTRAILNAGYFISLTPEVAYRERDRDLARMIPSNRILVETDGPWPYGGQFAGRLTEPAMIKDVVAAIAHLRCTTFEEIAAATTANTRALFRIAE from the coding sequence ATGATCGACAGCCACGTTCATCTCGACGCTGACCAGTACCCCGACCGTTGCGGCGCAATCAAGCGGGCGCGCGATGCGGGAGTATCGGCGATGGTCGTGCCGGGAGTCGGGCCGGCGTCGAATCGAGCTGTGATCGAACTGGCAAAGAAATATCCGCGCGTCATTTTCCCGGCATTGGGATTTCATCCCGAGCAGGCCGAACATAGCGAACATGACGCGCTCGAGGCGCTCGAGACGATCGCGCGTGAGCGCGACTCGATTTGCGCCGTCGGCGAAGTCGGACTGCCATGGTACGGCGACCGCGCGGGAGACGCGGGCGTGCGGGACGCGGCGAAGCGGACGCTCGCACGCTTTGCGAAGCTCGCGGCCGCGATGGACCTGGCGTTGATACTGCATGCGCCGCATCGATCCGCCGCCGAAGCGCTCGCGATAATTGGCGAGGCTGGAGTGACGCGCGCGGTCTTTCATTGGCATAAGTCCGACGAGCAGACCACCCGCGCGATCCTCAACGCCGGATACTTTATTTCGCTGACTCCCGAGGTCGCCTACCGGGAGCGCGACCGGGATCTCGCCCGGATGATCCCTTCGAACAGGATACTGGTCGAGACCGACGGGCCGTGGCCGTACGGCGGCCAGTTCGCGGGGCGGTTGACCGAACCGGCGATGATCAAGGATGTGGTCGCCGCGATTGCGCATCTGCGATGCACTACGTTCGAGGAAATCGCCGCGGCGACAACCGCCAACACACGCGCGCTGTTCAGGATCGCAGAGTAA
- the ispF gene encoding 2-C-methyl-D-erythritol 2,4-cyclodiphosphate synthase gives MATRYRVGNGFDFHPLEAGRRLVLGGVEIKHDKGLRGHSDADVAAHALANAILGAIGAGDLGRHFPDSDPRYKDADSIALLGAVWKLAGGRGWRLGNADLTIFAEQPKLGPYLDAMRERLAAALGADQARVNVKASSPEGIGALGRGDGMAAAAIVMLEAE, from the coding sequence ATGGCGACGCGTTATCGCGTAGGCAACGGATTCGATTTTCATCCGCTCGAAGCGGGCCGCCGGCTCGTGCTGGGCGGCGTCGAAATCAAGCACGACAAGGGACTGCGCGGCCATTCGGACGCCGACGTCGCGGCGCATGCGCTCGCCAACGCGATCCTCGGCGCGATCGGCGCGGGCGACCTGGGCCGGCATTTTCCCGACAGCGATCCCCGCTATAAAGACGCCGACTCGATCGCGCTGCTCGGGGCCGTCTGGAAGCTCGCCGGCGGCCGCGGATGGCGGCTGGGCAACGCCGATCTCACGATTTTCGCCGAGCAGCCGAAGCTGGGGCCGTATCTCGACGCGATGCGCGAGCGGCTCGCCGCCGCACTCGGCGCGGATCAAGCGCGCGTCAACGTGAAAGCGTCGAGTCCCGAGGGAATCGGCGCGCTAGGCCGCGGCGACGGGATGGCGGCTGCGGCGATCGTGATGCTCGAAGCGGAATAG
- a CDS encoding two-component system sensor histidine kinase NtrB, producing MSLWHDIIDSLTDAIIVLSPTMEPQAVNPAATTMLGVSQMSAATVADLLRQNDWLGRMVGACLKSGQNLGDMETVLTAGPRELTIRAEVSPLLNAEGRLAGVILLLHDLSHEKGAAEARTTGDLNLQLSPAGLAHEVRNPLTGIKGAAELMAGMFPDDGRAQQYCSVILDGVNRIASLVEQVLMVSGPQRLAEEPVNIHLVLHQAMRMAGLFPQPPDGVVVLQDFDPSLPDVVGDAGALERTFLNLIKNAAEAIGSSGTIRLHTRIERDFKMTAEGRHRQFLRVEVSDSGVGIAEDQLAQLFTPFFTTKPAGTGLGLVLCQRIIALHGGRLWAQRGGVEAKGAGASKDGMTFKVMLPIVPPEKPPQ from the coding sequence TTGAGCCTCTGGCACGACATTATCGATAGCCTGACCGATGCGATCATCGTGCTTTCGCCCACGATGGAACCCCAAGCGGTCAATCCCGCGGCTACGACGATGCTCGGGGTTTCCCAAATGAGCGCCGCCACCGTGGCCGATCTCCTGCGCCAGAACGACTGGTTGGGGCGAATGGTCGGCGCGTGCCTAAAAAGCGGTCAGAACCTTGGAGACATGGAGACAGTTCTGACGGCGGGGCCTCGGGAACTGACGATTCGCGCCGAAGTTTCCCCCCTGCTCAACGCCGAGGGACGGCTCGCCGGGGTTATTCTCCTGCTTCACGACCTGTCCCACGAAAAAGGCGCCGCCGAGGCACGGACCACCGGCGACTTGAACCTGCAGCTGTCGCCGGCCGGCCTGGCCCATGAGGTCAGGAACCCGCTGACGGGCATCAAGGGCGCCGCCGAGCTGATGGCCGGGATGTTTCCCGATGACGGACGCGCGCAGCAGTACTGCAGCGTGATTCTCGACGGCGTCAATCGGATCGCCTCGCTGGTCGAGCAGGTGCTGATGGTCAGCGGGCCGCAACGCCTGGCGGAGGAGCCGGTCAACATACACCTGGTGCTGCACCAGGCGATGAGGATGGCGGGGTTGTTCCCGCAGCCGCCCGACGGTGTCGTGGTGCTCCAGGATTTCGATCCCAGCCTGCCCGACGTGGTTGGCGACGCAGGCGCATTGGAACGAACCTTCCTGAATTTGATCAAGAACGCGGCCGAAGCGATCGGCTCGTCGGGCACGATTCGACTGCATACGCGAATCGAACGGGATTTCAAAATGACCGCCGAGGGCCGCCACCGCCAGTTCCTGCGGGTCGAGGTCAGCGACAGCGGCGTAGGCATCGCCGAAGATCAGCTCGCGCAACTGTTCACCCCGTTCTTCACCACCAAGCCGGCCGGAACCGGGCTGGGTCTCGTGCTATGCCAGCGGATTATCGCGCTTCACGGCGGCAGGCTGTGGGCGCAGCGCGGCGGCGTCGAAGCCAAGGGCGCAGGCGCATCCAAGGATGGGATGACGTTCAAGGTGATGCTCCCAATCGTCCCGCCCGAGAAACCCCCGCAATGA
- a CDS encoding MFS transporter, with amino-acid sequence MTQRERQGWIIVASLFVTLVFVFGSGYNTGGLFFPHLLKHFGWKRAQLSTLQGAALPLSAGLSTPLIGWLLDRVEARVVMVAGAIMTGVALLIASRVDSFGPLFGAYILLGVGIGASTLLPCSLVIANWFGARRGLAMGLAFAGTSLGGAAMTMVGNFAIVRGGWRAGYVALAIPIFVIVVPLIILVVRTRPAQADGVSVAQASDALPGFELREALRARSFWMISAAQFFFAAVAAGATLHLITYLTELGYTPSFAAGMMSLGFVFAAFGKLGMGLFADRVSARIALTFNFLAAGVGMILIFGAARTAVLIPFVLIFGLSLGAPLVLIPMLVAESLGLKRFGSIGGIAGVFNTIGAFAGSVGAGKIYDLHGSYAPAFEVFVVMCMLGAAAAFSCRSLASEQARQTAAPLPASA; translated from the coding sequence ATGACGCAGCGGGAACGACAGGGTTGGATCATCGTCGCGAGCCTGTTTGTCACGCTGGTGTTCGTTTTCGGCTCCGGCTACAACACCGGCGGCCTGTTCTTTCCGCATCTGCTGAAACATTTTGGATGGAAGCGCGCACAGCTCTCCACCCTCCAGGGTGCCGCGCTGCCGCTGTCGGCGGGACTTAGCACTCCGCTAATCGGATGGCTGCTCGATCGCGTCGAGGCGCGGGTCGTGATGGTTGCCGGCGCAATCATGACCGGCGTTGCTCTTCTGATCGCCAGCCGCGTCGATTCCTTCGGTCCGCTGTTCGGCGCGTACATCCTGCTTGGCGTCGGCATCGGCGCATCGACGCTGCTGCCGTGCTCGCTGGTGATCGCCAATTGGTTCGGTGCGCGGCGCGGGCTGGCGATGGGCCTGGCCTTCGCGGGGACCTCGCTGGGCGGTGCAGCGATGACGATGGTCGGGAACTTCGCGATCGTGCGCGGGGGATGGCGCGCCGGCTACGTCGCGCTGGCGATTCCGATATTCGTAATCGTGGTCCCATTGATAATCCTGGTCGTCAGGACCCGCCCGGCGCAGGCCGATGGCGTCAGCGTCGCGCAGGCCAGCGACGCGTTGCCGGGATTCGAACTGCGCGAAGCGCTGCGCGCGCGCTCGTTCTGGATGATTTCCGCGGCGCAGTTCTTTTTCGCCGCGGTCGCGGCTGGCGCGACTCTGCATCTGATCACCTATCTCACCGAACTCGGCTACACGCCGTCATTCGCGGCCGGCATGATGAGCCTGGGGTTCGTGTTCGCGGCCTTCGGCAAGCTTGGGATGGGCCTGTTTGCCGATCGCGTGAGCGCAAGAATCGCGCTGACGTTCAACTTTCTCGCCGCCGGCGTCGGGATGATCCTGATATTCGGTGCGGCGCGAACCGCCGTGCTGATTCCGTTCGTGCTGATTTTCGGACTGTCGCTCGGCGCGCCGCTGGTGCTGATTCCGATGCTGGTGGCGGAGTCGCTCGGGCTCAAGCGCTTCGGCTCGATCGGCGGTATCGCGGGCGTCTTCAACACGATCGGCGCGTTCGCCGGCTCGGTCGGCGCGGGCAAGATTTACGATCTGCACGGCAGCTATGCGCCCGCGTTCGAAGTGTTCGTCGTGATGTGCATGCTGGGCGCGGCGGCAGCATTTTCGTGCCGATCGCTAGCGTCAGAGCAAGCCCGCCAAACCGCAGCGCCCCTCCCCGCCAGCGCATAG